The following coding sequences lie in one Prevotella sp. oral taxon 299 str. F0039 genomic window:
- the rplK gene encoding 50S ribosomal protein L11, translating to MAKEVAGLIKLQIKGGAANPSPPVGPALGSKGINIMGFCKEFNARTQDKAGKVIPVVITYYTDKSFSFELKTPPAAVQLKELAKVKSGSAQPNRQKVASVTWEQVKVIAEDKMKDLNCFTVESAMKLIAGTARSMGITVNGDFPGK from the coding sequence ATGGCTAAAGAAGTTGCTGGATTAATCAAATTACAGATTAAAGGTGGCGCAGCGAATCCTTCACCTCCAGTAGGACCTGCTCTAGGTTCTAAGGGTATCAATATTATGGGATTCTGCAAAGAGTTCAATGCCCGCACCCAGGATAAAGCAGGTAAAGTAATTCCTGTTGTTATCACTTACTATACTGATAAGTCATTCAGTTTTGAGCTTAAAACTCCTCCTGCTGCAGTTCAATTGAAAGAACTTGCTAAGGTAAAGAGTGGCTCTGCACAGCCTAATCGCCAAAAAGTTGCTTCGGTAACATGGGAGCAGGTGAAAGTAATTGCTGAAGATAAAATGAAAGACTTAAACTGTTTTACAGTAGAGTCTGCAATGAAACTTATAGCAGGTACAGCAAGAAGTATGGGTATCACTGTAAACGGGGACTTCCCTGGTAAATAA
- the rplA gene encoding 50S ribosomal protein L1, whose protein sequence is MSKLTKNQKSVADKVEAGKVYTLKEASELVKEITTTKFEASLDIDVRLGVDPRKANQMVRGVVTLPNGTGKTTRVLVLCTPDQESAAKEAGADYVGLDEYITKINGGWTDVDVIITMPSCMGKVGPLGRVLGPRGLMPNPKSGTVTMDVAKAVKDVKSGKIDFKVDKAGIIHTSIGKVTFTPDQIYQNAKEFIATVIKLKPAAAKGTYIKSIFISSTMSKGIKIDPKSVE, encoded by the coding sequence ATGAGTAAACTGACAAAAAATCAAAAATCAGTAGCTGATAAAGTTGAAGCAGGGAAAGTATACACTCTAAAAGAAGCATCAGAGTTAGTAAAGGAAATTACAACCACTAAGTTTGAAGCATCTTTGGATATCGATGTACGTTTAGGAGTAGATCCACGTAAGGCGAATCAAATGGTTCGTGGCGTTGTTACTCTTCCTAATGGTACAGGTAAAACAACACGTGTATTGGTTCTCTGTACTCCAGATCAAGAATCTGCAGCTAAAGAAGCTGGAGCTGATTATGTTGGTCTTGATGAATATATCACAAAGATCAATGGAGGCTGGACAGATGTTGATGTAATTATTACAATGCCATCATGTATGGGTAAGGTTGGTCCTTTAGGTCGTGTTTTAGGTCCTCGTGGATTGATGCCAAACCCAAAGAGTGGTACTGTTACAATGGATGTAGCTAAGGCTGTTAAAGATGTAAAGTCTGGTAAGATTGATTTTAAAGTTGATAAGGCTGGAATTATCCATACTTCAATTGGTAAGGTTACTTTCACACCTGATCAAATTTATCAGAATGCAAAAGAATTTATTGCTACTGTTATCAAACTTAAGCCTGCTGCTGCTAAAGGTACATATATCAAGAGTATCTTTATTTCAAGCACAATGAGTAAGGGTATCAAGATTGATCCTAAATCAGTTGAATAA
- the rplJ gene encoding 50S ribosomal protein L10, translated as MKKEVKDTIIVELGEKLKSYPHFYLVDVTGLNAETTSELRRKCFKNEIKMLVIKNTLLHKAFEASEIDFEPLYDCLTGNTAVLFTNTANSPAKLLKEYTKQGVPSLKAAYAEESLYVGADKLEELVSIKSKNEVIAEIVALLQSPAKNVISALQSGGNTIHGVLKTLGERPE; from the coding sequence ATGAAGAAAGAAGTAAAAGATACTATAATCGTTGAGTTAGGCGAGAAGCTTAAGTCTTATCCACATTTCTACCTTGTAGATGTTACAGGGTTGAATGCTGAGACAACAAGTGAATTGCGTCGTAAGTGCTTCAAGAATGAAATTAAGATGCTTGTTATAAAGAACACTCTTTTGCACAAGGCATTTGAAGCATCTGAGATTGATTTTGAACCTTTGTATGATTGTTTAACAGGTAATACTGCTGTGTTGTTCACAAATACAGCGAACAGTCCTGCAAAATTATTGAAAGAGTATACAAAGCAAGGTGTTCCTTCTCTTAAAGCTGCATACGCAGAAGAGAGCTTATACGTAGGAGCAGACAAGCTTGAAGAACTTGTTTCAATTAAGAGCAAGAATGAAGTTATTGCTGAGATCGTTGCTTTGTTGCAATCTCCTGCAAAGAACGTCATTTCAGCTTTACAATCAGGTGGCAACACAATCCATGGAGTTTTAAAAACTTTAGGAGAGCGTCCTGAATAA
- the rplL gene encoding 50S ribosomal protein L7/L12: MADIKAIAEELVNLTVKEVNELATVLKEEYGIEPAAAAVAVAAGPAAAGAAGGEEKTSFDVVLTDAGAAKLQVVKAVKEACGLGLKEAKDLVDGAPATIKEGLSKDEAENLKKAIEEAGAKVELK, translated from the coding sequence ATGGCAGATATTAAAGCTATTGCTGAAGAATTAGTAAATTTGACAGTTAAAGAAGTAAATGAGTTAGCAACTGTTCTTAAAGAAGAATATGGTATCGAACCTGCTGCAGCTGCTGTAGCTGTAGCTGCTGGTCCTGCTGCTGCTGGTGCAGCTGGTGGTGAAGAAAAGACATCTTTCGATGTAGTTCTTACTGACGCTGGTGCTGCAAAACTACAAGTTGTTAAAGCAGTTAAGGAAGCTTGTGGCTTAGGTTTGAAAGAAGCTAAAGATCTAGTTGATGGTGCTCCTGCAACAATCAAAGAAGGTCTTTCTAAAGACGAAGCTGAAAACTTGAAGAAAGCAATCGAAGAAGCTGGTGCTAAAGTAGAATTAAAGTAA
- the rpoB gene encoding DNA-directed RNA polymerase subunit beta, whose product MASKIVDNRINFASVHNPMPYPDFLDVQLKSFRDFLQLDTPPEERKNDGLYKVFAENFPITDTRNNFVLEFLDYYIDPPRYSIDECLERGLTYSVPLKAKMKLYCTDPDHEDFGTFIQDVFLGTIPYMTHNGTFVINGAERVVVAQLHRSPGVFFGQGVHANGTMLYSARIIPFKGSWIEFATDINNVMYAYIDRKKKLPVTTLLRAIGYETDNDILQIFDLAEEVKVNKKVLKASIGRKLAARVLKTWNEDFVDEDTGEVVSIERNEMIMDRETEITEENMEDILDSGCSTILLHKDSEMANKYSLIFNTLAKDPSNTEKEAVNYIYRQLRNADPADDASAREVFQNLFFSDKRYDLGEVGRYRINRKLGLEIDMDTRVLTKDDIIAIIRYLIQLINSNATVDDIDHLSNRRVRNVGEQLANQFSIGLARMSRTIRERMNVRDNEVFTPTDLINAKTISSVINSFFGTNPLSQFMDQTNPLAEVTHKRRLSALGPGGLSRERAGFEVRDVHYTHYGRLCPIESPEGPNIGLISSLCVYANINDLGFIVTPYRTVKDSKVEMDNKNVVYLTAEEENKIIGQGNAPLTVDGSFIRTTVKCRQDADYPVVAPEHVDLVDVSPQQIASVSASLIPFLEHDDGHRALMGCNMMRQAVPLLHNDAPIVGTGLEKKVCEDSRTMITAEGDGVIDYVDATTIRILYDRTEEEDFVSFEPALKEYRIPKFRRTNQNMTIDLRPICTKGQRVKQGDILTEGYATENGELALGRNLLVAYMPWKGYNYEDAIVLSERIVRDDILTSVHVDEYSLDVRETKRGVEEFTSDIPNVSEEATKDLDDNGIVRVGARIEPGDILIGKISPKGESDPSPEEKLLRAIFGDKAGDVKDSSLKANPSLSGVVIDKKLFSRAIKTRETKKQDKVLLASLEEEYEAKNNDLKDILVDKLLVLTEDKVSEGVKDYTGAEIVTKGSKFTTTILKNLEYDGIQAGGWTSDEHTNGLIKQLIMNYIHKYKLLDAELKRRKFAISIGDELPSGILQMAKVYIAKKRKIGVGDKLAGRHGNKGIVSKVVRMEDMPFLEDGRPVDLVLNPLGVPSRMNLGQIFEAILGAAGKKLGVKFATPIFDGAKLDDLSEWTEKAGLPHLCSTHLYDGETGEQFDQPATVGVTYFLKLGHMVEDKMHARSIGPYSLITQQPLGGKAQFGGQRFGEMEVWALEAFGASHVLQEILTVKSDDTVGRSKAYEAIVKGDPMPTPGIPESLNVLLHELRGLGLSIKLD is encoded by the coding sequence ATGGCTTCAAAAATTGTTGATAATAGAATAAACTTTGCAAGTGTGCATAATCCGATGCCATATCCGGATTTTCTCGACGTGCAATTAAAGTCCTTTAGAGACTTCCTACAGTTAGATACTCCACCAGAGGAGCGTAAGAACGATGGTTTATACAAGGTGTTTGCAGAAAACTTCCCTATAACCGACACACGTAACAATTTCGTTCTTGAGTTTTTAGATTATTATATCGATCCTCCTCGTTATTCAATTGACGAGTGTCTAGAGCGTGGACTAACATATAGTGTTCCCTTAAAGGCAAAGATGAAATTATATTGTACCGACCCAGATCATGAAGATTTCGGTACATTTATCCAAGATGTTTTCTTGGGTACTATCCCTTATATGACTCATAATGGAACTTTTGTTATTAATGGAGCTGAGCGTGTAGTAGTTGCCCAGTTGCATCGTTCTCCTGGTGTCTTCTTCGGACAAGGCGTTCATGCAAATGGTACAATGCTTTATTCTGCTCGTATCATTCCATTCAAGGGTTCTTGGATTGAGTTTGCGACCGATATAAACAACGTAATGTATGCTTACATCGATCGTAAAAAGAAATTACCTGTTACAACTCTTTTGAGAGCTATCGGTTATGAAACAGATAATGACATTCTTCAAATTTTTGATTTAGCCGAAGAAGTTAAGGTTAATAAGAAAGTTTTGAAGGCATCTATTGGTAGAAAGTTGGCAGCTCGTGTCTTAAAGACTTGGAATGAAGACTTTGTTGATGAAGATACAGGTGAAGTAGTTTCTATCGAACGTAATGAGATGATCATGGATCGTGAGACTGAGATTACAGAAGAGAATATGGAAGACATCTTAGATAGTGGCTGTTCTACCATATTGTTACACAAAGACTCAGAAATGGCCAACAAGTATTCTTTGATTTTTAACACACTTGCTAAAGATCCAAGTAATACTGAGAAAGAAGCCGTTAACTATATCTATCGTCAATTGCGTAATGCAGATCCTGCAGACGATGCAAGTGCACGTGAAGTGTTCCAAAACCTATTCTTCTCTGACAAGCGTTACGACTTAGGAGAAGTAGGACGTTATCGTATCAATCGTAAGTTAGGACTTGAAATTGATATGGATACTCGTGTTCTTACCAAAGATGACATTATTGCAATTATACGTTACTTGATTCAGCTAATCAATTCGAATGCAACAGTTGATGATATCGACCACCTTTCAAACCGAAGAGTGCGCAATGTAGGCGAACAATTAGCTAATCAATTCTCTATAGGATTGGCTCGTATGAGCAGAACAATCCGTGAACGTATGAACGTACGTGACAATGAAGTGTTTACACCAACAGATCTTATCAATGCTAAGACCATTTCTAGTGTAATCAACTCATTCTTCGGAACCAACCCATTGTCTCAGTTCATGGACCAAACCAACCCACTTGCTGAAGTAACTCACAAACGTCGTTTGTCAGCTTTAGGTCCTGGTGGTTTGTCTCGTGAGCGTGCAGGCTTCGAGGTTCGTGACGTTCACTACACACACTATGGTCGTTTGTGTCCAATTGAGAGCCCTGAAGGTCCAAACATTGGTCTTATCTCATCTCTTTGTGTATATGCAAACATCAACGATCTAGGATTTATTGTAACTCCTTATCGTACAGTTAAGGATTCAAAAGTTGAGATGGACAACAAAAACGTTGTTTATCTTACAGCTGAAGAAGAAAACAAGATTATTGGTCAGGGAAATGCTCCACTAACAGTAGATGGTTCATTTATCCGCACAACCGTAAAATGTCGTCAAGATGCCGACTATCCAGTTGTAGCACCAGAGCATGTTGATCTTGTAGACGTATCACCTCAACAGATTGCTTCTGTTTCTGCCAGCTTGATTCCATTCTTAGAACATGATGACGGTCACCGTGCTTTGATGGGATGTAACATGATGCGCCAGGCAGTTCCACTCCTTCATAACGATGCTCCAATTGTAGGAACAGGTTTAGAAAAGAAAGTTTGTGAAGATTCACGAACCATGATTACTGCTGAAGGAGATGGCGTTATTGACTATGTAGATGCAACAACTATCCGTATTCTTTACGATCGTACAGAAGAGGAAGATTTCGTAAGCTTCGAACCAGCGTTAAAAGAATATAGAATTCCTAAGTTCCGTCGTACCAACCAGAATATGACCATCGACTTACGTCCTATCTGTACAAAGGGACAAAGAGTAAAACAAGGTGATATTCTAACAGAAGGATATGCTACAGAAAATGGCGAATTAGCTCTAGGACGTAACCTTCTCGTTGCATATATGCCTTGGAAGGGTTATAACTATGAGGACGCTATTGTACTAAGTGAGCGTATTGTTCGTGACGATATTCTTACATCTGTTCACGTAGATGAGTATTCATTAGACGTGAGAGAAACAAAACGTGGTGTTGAAGAATTCACAAGCGATATTCCAAACGTGAGTGAAGAAGCAACAAAAGATCTCGACGATAATGGTATTGTTCGTGTAGGTGCTCGCATCGAACCAGGCGATATCCTTATTGGAAAGATCTCTCCAAAGGGAGAAAGCGATCCTTCACCAGAAGAAAAGCTTCTTCGCGCTATCTTCGGAGATAAAGCAGGTGATGTTAAAGACTCTTCTTTGAAAGCTAACCCATCACTAAGTGGTGTTGTTATCGATAAGAAACTCTTCTCAAGAGCTATTAAGACTCGTGAGACCAAGAAACAAGATAAAGTTCTTCTAGCTAGTCTTGAAGAAGAATACGAAGCAAAGAATAACGACTTAAAAGATATTCTTGTAGATAAACTTCTTGTTCTTACAGAAGATAAAGTATCTGAAGGAGTAAAAGATTACACAGGAGCTGAAATCGTAACTAAGGGTAGCAAGTTCACAACAACAATCCTTAAGAACCTTGAATATGATGGTATTCAAGCAGGAGGTTGGACAAGTGACGAGCACACAAATGGTCTTATCAAGCAATTGATAATGAACTATATCCACAAATACAAACTCTTAGACGCAGAATTAAAACGTCGCAAGTTCGCTATTTCTATTGGAGATGAACTTCCATCAGGAATCCTTCAAATGGCAAAAGTTTATATTGCTAAGAAGCGTAAGATTGGTGTAGGTGATAAACTTGCAGGTCGTCATGGTAACAAGGGTATCGTATCTAAGGTTGTTAGAATGGAAGATATGCCATTCCTAGAGGACGGTCGTCCTGTAGACTTGGTACTTAACCCACTTGGTGTGCCTTCTCGTATGAACCTTGGACAGATCTTCGAAGCGATTTTAGGTGCAGCAGGTAAAAAGCTAGGTGTTAAGTTTGCAACTCCAATCTTCGATGGTGCTAAGCTTGATGACCTTTCAGAATGGACCGAAAAGGCAGGATTGCCTCACCTATGTTCAACACATCTTTACGATGGAGAAACAGGAGAACAATTCGACCAGCCTGCAACAGTAGGTGTAACATACTTCTTGAAACTCGGACACATGGTGGAAGACAAGATGCATGCACGTAGCATTGGTCCATACTCTCTCATCACACAACAGCCACTTGGTGGTAAAGCACAATTTGGTGGACAACGTTTTGGAGAGATGGAAGTTTGGGCTCTTGAAGCATTTGGTGCAAGTCACGTGTTACAAGAGATTCTAACTGTTAAGTCAGACGACACCGTTGGACGTAGTAAAGCTTATGAAGCAATTGTTAAAGGTGATCCAATGCCAACACCAGGTATCCCAGAATCACTCAATGTGTTATTGCACGAGCTTCGAGGCTTAGGCTTAAGTATCAAGTTGGATTAA